From the genome of Ignavibacteriales bacterium, one region includes:
- a CDS encoding PEGA domain-containing protein, producing MIYKPIITIAGIRKLFFLIPILAIFTSSCDKQLSTSPVEPEPQKGKLIFDSNPQGFTIFINGKNTGSITPDSLTFLDAGTYDVTLKKKYYKDSLFTLQLLEDEGKNLFIDYMNNPSMFGKLNLFTIPAGASIKIFDSLLISTTPDTIEHLLPGEYTITLSYPEHRSVTFNSIVESGKINLYSNVLQDTSEWVDFQVFNSGIVSNNLKSLAIDHNNYKWIGSIDKGLQKFDGFNFITYNITNSNIPSNRINVIKVDNNNNIWIGTNNGIGIFNGVSWTNYDKNNSGLSSNDILSIDFDDIGNTWIGVSTGLYKFDGINWTRYNDADYNLWTNDLKVASDNSIWLATNSGIIKFNSGVLTYYPDSVYLYPTNIVSAIDIDQTGSVWSCHQNVLGSRNGVSIFNGTSFTNSYYGSSTNILNDVFIDKNNRKWISTNEGLVLVKQDGSTISYKKSNSLISSDAITSCCLDLNGDLWITSFGGGFNKFKVH from the coding sequence ATGATTTATAAACCAATTATAACTATTGCCGGGATTAGAAAATTATTTTTTCTTATTCCTATTCTAGCCATATTTACTTCAAGTTGTGATAAACAATTATCTACAAGTCCAGTTGAACCAGAACCACAAAAGGGAAAACTAATATTCGATTCAAACCCGCAAGGATTTACAATTTTTATCAATGGCAAAAACACAGGATCCATAACTCCAGATAGTCTTACTTTTTTGGATGCTGGAACTTACGATGTAACTCTTAAAAAGAAATACTATAAGGACTCTCTGTTTACGTTGCAACTTCTTGAGGATGAAGGAAAAAATCTTTTTATTGATTATATGAATAATCCGAGTATGTTTGGTAAATTAAATTTGTTTACAATTCCCGCTGGCGCTTCAATTAAGATTTTTGATTCCTTACTTATATCAACAACTCCCGATACAATTGAACACTTACTGCCTGGAGAATATACCATTACGCTTTCATATCCCGAGCATCGATCTGTAACATTTAATTCAATTGTTGAAAGTGGAAAAATAAATTTATACTCGAATGTTTTACAGGATACATCTGAGTGGGTGGATTTTCAGGTATTTAATTCCGGGATTGTCTCAAATAATCTAAAATCTTTAGCTATTGACCATAATAATTATAAGTGGATTGGATCAATAGATAAAGGATTACAAAAGTTTGATGGATTTAATTTTATAACATATAATATCACCAACTCAAATATTCCATCTAACCGAATAAATGTTATTAAAGTAGATAACAATAATAATATTTGGATCGGCACTAATAACGGAATAGGAATATTTAACGGAGTTAGTTGGACGAATTATGATAAAAATAATTCCGGGCTTTCCTCTAACGATATTCTTTCAATTGATTTTGATGACATTGGCAATACCTGGATTGGTGTTTCAACAGGGTTATATAAGTTTGATGGAATCAACTGGACTCGTTATAACGATGCCGATTATAATTTATGGACAAATGATTTGAAAGTTGCTTCTGATAATTCTATTTGGCTGGCCACAAATAGCGGCATAATAAAATTTAATAGTGGAGTTTTAACTTATTATCCAGATTCAGTCTATTTATACCCTACTAATATTGTATCGGCAATCGATATTGATCAAACGGGAAGTGTATGGAGCTGTCATCAAAATGTTTTGGGCAGTCGTAATGGTGTTTCAATTTTTAATGGAACATCATTTACAAATAGTTATTATGGGTCATCCACTAATATTTTGAATGATGTTTTTATTGACAAAAATAATCGAAAATGGATTTCAACAAATGAAGGGCTGGTACTAGTAAAACAGGATGGTAGCACAATATCTTATAAAAAATCAAATTCTCTTATTTCTTCTGATGCAATAACGAGTTGTTGTTTAGATTTAAATGGTGATCTTTGGATAACATCATTTGGCGGTGGATTCAATAAATTTAAGGTTCACTAA
- a CDS encoding DUF4249 family protein → MSKRYYLIFVLMSFYFISCEESFNPFTDFKQNYGVACILRSDTTLQLVSVTNNYPNGSDVGSTPKYLFEDGADVRVWYHDSVYRFKDTSLISFDNQDTLKYYFSDRFRIDYSKDIELEVLLKSGKRLKAFSKTPEEILFKNTSEVLVPPIGKSIVQVFWSSTSLQFFYLPRLRVKCERLNNGVKEIFYKELPIKYETIDGFLQPVYPKASKNLSISYQLDAINKFLTDYSSSLENPSSVTIHQILDFEVITFDAEISRYISVSNTNTNNLSIRFDEGDYSNISGGLGIFGSQVNKKFTRLKILETYIRSFNFNYLYDL, encoded by the coding sequence ATGAGTAAAAGATATTATTTAATATTTGTTCTGATGTCTTTTTACTTTATATCTTGTGAAGAATCGTTCAATCCGTTTACTGATTTCAAACAGAACTATGGGGTTGCGTGTATTTTAAGATCAGATACAACTTTGCAATTAGTATCTGTAACAAATAATTACCCAAATGGTTCAGACGTAGGATCAACACCAAAATATTTATTTGAAGATGGTGCCGATGTAAGAGTTTGGTATCATGATTCTGTTTATAGATTTAAGGATACAAGTCTTATATCTTTTGATAATCAGGATACATTAAAATATTATTTTTCAGATAGATTTAGGATAGATTATTCAAAAGATATTGAGCTAGAGGTTTTATTAAAATCAGGTAAAAGATTAAAAGCATTTAGTAAAACCCCAGAAGAAATTTTATTTAAAAATACAAGCGAAGTCTTAGTTCCGCCAATCGGGAAGAGCATTGTTCAAGTTTTCTGGTCATCAACTTCTTTGCAGTTTTTTTATCTACCTCGATTAAGAGTTAAATGTGAGAGACTAAATAATGGTGTTAAAGAAATATTTTATAAAGAATTACCCATAAAATATGAAACCATCGATGGCTTCCTGCAACCTGTTTATCCAAAAGCATCAAAAAATCTTTCTATCTCTTATCAATTGGATGCAATTAACAAATTTTTAACAGATTATTCTTCTTCTCTTGAAAATCCATCAAGTGTAACAATTCATCAGATCCTTGATTTTGAGGTTATTACTTTTGATGCGGAAATTTCACGTTACATTTCAGTTTCAAATACAAATACAAATAATCTTTCTATTCGGTTTGATGAAGGCGATTATTCCAATATTTCTGGTGGCCTTGGAATATTTGGATCGCAGGTAAATAAAAAATTTACAAGACTAAAGATTTTAGAAACTTATATAAGAAGTTTCAACTTCAATTATTTATATGATTTATAA
- a CDS encoding TonB-dependent receptor — translation MLFRYASFFLAILLLNSIDIQKTYAQQFGKLRGVVIDSTNGEVLVYCNVFINDLNTGASTNKRGMFLINSIPANKEFEAIVSYVGFKSKTIRFKVFPDLIKDTTISLQPISLELNPIEKIGERIVEKNVTDLGLEKISIKQLENLPKGIETDVVRSLQYLPGVSSTGDISGRYYVRGGSGDQNLVLLNGVTLYAPFHSLGLFSSIDPDMINSIEFFKGGFSSEFSGRLSSILNVLTKNGNKNRFSASGSLSFLTGKLLAEGPIPNGSFLVTSRFSHSDKILKKFLNNESLPIDFYDISAKLNYSSPKVFNNAKFSLFTFLSNDNIKYSDPSREQYKWKNFLLDFEWLQIYDAPFFSRLGISMSNFEGKIIPNGSNLKPLNNDVKDISVTFDLNAVLDSKDEIDLGVMIKMLDTQLLLENKTGIESQLSRFAGNISAYAKYKLLRYKLFGWDIGSRINVTGLNGNSAGFFEPRTSFTYRPFEQLILKGSAGIYLQEVAAVSDEDEIISIFDPWIIIPDYLNPAQGLSISGGIEYEYTKESSLQIEGYYRKNRDIPVINQDKIFSYDPDLISGSLESYGWELGFYIHNEVYSISTAYSLSWVYKTVNDYVYYPKYDTRHTGNILLEYNLDNSWNFSAVWSISSGLPFTQLISYYDKYKIENPFEITSNNTNYLPYLILADKNMGRLPAYHRLDLGLSKKIIIGPSVFSLSLNVINAYNRENIFYYERDTGRRVNMLPFLFTATVKVEI, via the coding sequence ATGCTGTTCAGGTATGCATCCTTTTTTTTAGCAATATTACTCTTAAATTCAATCGATATACAAAAAACTTATGCTCAGCAATTTGGTAAACTTAGAGGCGTTGTAATTGACTCCACTAATGGGGAGGTTCTTGTTTATTGCAATGTTTTTATAAATGATCTAAATACAGGTGCTTCCACCAATAAGCGAGGTATGTTTTTAATTAACAGCATTCCCGCTAACAAAGAGTTTGAAGCCATAGTATCTTACGTTGGTTTCAAATCAAAAACTATTCGGTTTAAAGTATTTCCTGATCTAATAAAAGATACAACTATTAGTTTACAGCCAATAAGTCTGGAATTAAATCCTATTGAGAAAATTGGTGAGAGGATTGTAGAAAAAAATGTTACGGATCTCGGATTAGAAAAAATTTCCATCAAACAATTAGAGAATCTTCCCAAAGGTATTGAAACTGATGTTGTAAGAAGTTTACAATACTTGCCCGGGGTTAGTTCAACTGGTGATATTTCAGGCAGGTACTATGTGCGGGGTGGTAGCGGAGATCAAAATCTAGTTTTGTTAAATGGTGTTACTCTTTATGCTCCTTTTCATTCCCTTGGATTATTCAGCTCGATTGATCCTGATATGATTAATTCTATTGAATTCTTTAAAGGTGGATTCTCTTCAGAATTTTCCGGTCGATTATCATCCATTCTAAATGTGCTGACAAAAAATGGAAACAAAAATAGATTTAGTGCAAGTGGAAGTTTAAGTTTTTTAACCGGTAAACTATTAGCTGAAGGTCCAATTCCAAATGGTTCTTTTCTAGTAACAAGTAGATTTAGTCATTCAGATAAAATTTTAAAAAAGTTTCTTAATAATGAATCGTTACCCATAGATTTTTATGATATTTCTGCAAAGTTAAATTATTCCAGTCCTAAGGTATTTAACAATGCAAAATTTTCTTTATTCACATTTTTAAGTAATGATAATATCAAGTATTCGGATCCTTCGCGAGAACAATATAAATGGAAAAACTTTCTATTAGATTTTGAATGGTTGCAGATTTATGATGCACCATTCTTTTCGAGGCTCGGAATCTCAATGAGTAATTTTGAGGGGAAAATTATTCCAAACGGCAGTAACTTAAAACCACTAAACAATGATGTAAAAGATATATCAGTTACATTTGATCTTAATGCAGTACTTGATTCCAAAGATGAAATTGATTTAGGCGTGATGATAAAAATGCTTGATACGCAGCTTCTACTAGAAAATAAAACCGGAATTGAATCTCAACTTAGTAGATTTGCCGGCAATATAAGCGCTTATGCAAAATATAAATTATTAAGATATAAACTCTTTGGATGGGATATTGGCTCCCGAATAAATGTTACTGGATTAAATGGAAATTCAGCTGGATTTTTTGAACCAAGAACAAGTTTTACTTACAGACCTTTTGAACAACTTATATTAAAAGGATCAGCCGGAATTTATTTGCAAGAAGTTGCTGCTGTTTCAGATGAAGATGAAATCATTTCCATTTTTGATCCTTGGATTATCATTCCAGATTATTTAAACCCAGCCCAAGGTTTAAGTATTTCAGGCGGAATCGAATATGAGTATACTAAAGAATCAAGTTTGCAGATTGAAGGATACTATAGAAAAAACAGAGACATTCCTGTAATTAATCAAGATAAAATATTTTCTTATGATCCTGATCTGATTTCCGGAAGCTTGGAATCTTACGGTTGGGAACTTGGATTTTATATTCATAACGAAGTTTACTCTATCTCTACAGCATATTCATTAAGCTGGGTTTATAAAACTGTAAACGATTATGTTTACTATCCAAAGTATGATACAAGGCATACTGGAAATATTTTATTAGAATATAATCTTGATAACTCGTGGAATTTTAGTGCAGTCTGGTCAATCTCTTCCGGATTACCTTTCACTCAATTGATTTCTTATTACGATAAATACAAAATAGAAAATCCTTTTGAGATTACATCAAACAATACAAACTACCTCCCATATCTAATCTTAGCTGATAAAAATATGGGAAGGCTGCCTGCATATCATCGACTTGATCTTGGACTATCTAAAAAAATTATAATTGGTCCATCGGTTTTTAGTCTAAGTTTGAATGTTATTAATGCATATAACAGAGAGAACATTTTTTATTACGAACGTGATACCGGCAGAAGAGTGAACATGCTTCCATTTCTTTTTACAGCTACTGTAAAGGTGGAGATATGA